From Solwaraspora sp. WMMD1047, the proteins below share one genomic window:
- a CDS encoding 6-carboxytetrahydropterin synthase: MYSITVRDHIMIAHSFHGEVFGPAQRLHGATFVVDATFRRVELDADNIVVDIGLASGQLAEVLGELNYRNLDEEPAFAGVNTSTEALARVIADRLADRVHSGALGEGARGLAGLTVTLHESHIAWASYERTL, translated from the coding sequence TTGTACAGCATCACCGTCCGTGACCACATCATGATCGCGCACAGTTTCCACGGCGAGGTCTTCGGACCCGCGCAGCGGCTGCACGGCGCGACCTTCGTGGTGGACGCCACCTTCCGCCGGGTCGAGCTGGACGCCGACAACATCGTGGTCGACATCGGTCTGGCCAGCGGCCAGCTGGCCGAGGTGCTGGGCGAGCTCAACTACCGCAACCTCGACGAGGAACCCGCCTTCGCCGGGGTGAACACCTCCACCGAGGCGCTGGCCAGGGTGATCGCCGACCGGTTGGCCGACCGGGTGCACAGTGGCGCGCTGGGCGAGGGCGCCCGCGGCCTGGCCGGGCTCACGGTCACCCTGCACGAGTCGCACATTGCCTGGGCCAGCTACGAGCGGACCCTGTGA